In a single window of the Streptomyces cinnabarinus genome:
- a CDS encoding CocE/NonD family hydrolase, which produces MNTRIRTSFPYETAHEDLRIPLADGTLLYARVWRPLTDEPVPALLEYLPDRLTDRTAARDHQRHPWYAGHGYASVRVDIRGHGNSEGLPTDAYSATEPADGVEVVHWLADRPWCDGKVGMFGISWGGFNSLQIAALAPEPLKAIVTVCSTDDRYDNDAHHAGGSVRAVDMHARAATTLAAACLPPDPRYAGEAWRELWLKRLEAVEPLPHTRPAHPTRDDHWRHGSVREDYGAIEAAVLAVGGWHDPYRDTVLRLVEHLPADRVRGLIGPWSHHYPDRDLPPGPAIGFLQETLRWWDHWLKGEGALPEPLLRAYVSDSHPPATAYGTLPGRWVGEPSWPSPHITQVTYALQGAPVVVRSPMQTGVDAGQFVPRGNDADLPPDQREEDARSACFEFAVGEETWVLGRPRVRLRLTSEVPRGQVIARVCDVAPDGASTLVTRGVLNLAARHGHDRAVPWEPGATEDVEFGLSAIGHAFPPGHRIRLAVSCAYWPWVWPHPESTAGFTLDPAGSFLEVPVRARAASSGVASDVASGVASGVASGVASDVASDAASDAAFDIAFEAPEQAEPLGVAEPATLDEPRPRRLVVRDVAKGEWRIEVDPRHGGTRVHPDGLECTEDALETYTIQEADPLSARARSDWSIRLHRPEPAWDTTVRTRSETTCDATDFITSNEVICTDGGEVVFHRTWEKRIPRTPRR; this is translated from the coding sequence ATGAACACGCGTATCCGTACGTCCTTCCCCTACGAGACGGCCCATGAGGACCTCCGCATCCCGCTCGCGGACGGAACCCTGCTCTACGCGCGGGTGTGGCGCCCGCTCACCGACGAGCCCGTCCCGGCGCTCCTCGAATACCTGCCGGACCGCCTGACCGACCGGACGGCCGCGCGTGACCACCAGCGCCACCCCTGGTACGCGGGCCACGGCTACGCCTCCGTCCGGGTGGACATCCGCGGGCACGGCAACAGCGAGGGTCTGCCCACGGACGCGTACTCGGCGACCGAACCGGCCGACGGGGTCGAGGTGGTGCACTGGCTGGCGGACCGGCCCTGGTGCGACGGCAAGGTCGGCATGTTCGGCATCTCCTGGGGCGGCTTCAACTCTCTCCAGATCGCGGCCCTCGCGCCCGAGCCGCTCAAGGCGATCGTCACGGTCTGCTCCACCGACGATCGCTATGACAACGATGCGCACCACGCGGGAGGTTCCGTCCGCGCGGTCGACATGCACGCCCGGGCGGCGACGACGCTCGCCGCCGCCTGTCTGCCACCCGATCCGCGGTACGCCGGTGAGGCGTGGCGGGAGCTCTGGCTGAAGCGCCTGGAGGCCGTCGAACCGCTGCCGCACACCCGGCCGGCCCACCCGACCCGGGACGACCACTGGCGCCACGGCAGCGTCCGCGAGGACTACGGCGCCATCGAGGCCGCCGTCCTCGCGGTCGGCGGCTGGCACGACCCGTACCGCGACACCGTGCTGCGCCTCGTGGAGCACCTGCCCGCCGACCGCGTCCGCGGTCTGATCGGCCCCTGGTCCCACCACTACCCCGACCGGGACCTGCCGCCCGGACCGGCGATCGGCTTCCTCCAGGAGACCCTGCGCTGGTGGGACCACTGGCTGAAGGGCGAGGGCGCTCTCCCCGAGCCCCTCCTGCGCGCCTACGTCAGCGACTCCCACCCGCCCGCCACGGCCTACGGCACCCTGCCCGGCCGCTGGGTCGGCGAGCCGTCCTGGCCCTCCCCGCACATCACCCAGGTGACGTACGCCCTCCAGGGCGCCCCTGTTGTCGTGCGGTCGCCCATGCAGACCGGGGTGGACGCCGGTCAGTTCGTCCCGCGCGGGAACGACGCCGACCTGCCGCCGGACCAGCGGGAGGAGGACGCCCGCTCGGCTTGCTTCGAGTTCGCCGTGGGCGAGGAGACCTGGGTGCTGGGGCGGCCGAGAGTGCGGCTGCGGCTGACCTCGGAGGTGCCGCGCGGGCAGGTGATCGCGCGGGTCTGCGATGTCGCGCCCGACGGCGCCTCGACGCTGGTCACGCGCGGCGTGCTGAACCTCGCCGCGCGCCACGGGCACGACCGGGCGGTGCCGTGGGAGCCGGGTGCCACGGAGGACGTCGAGTTCGGGCTGAGCGCCATCGGGCACGCCTTCCCGCCCGGCCATCGCATCCGGCTCGCGGTGTCCTGCGCGTACTGGCCGTGGGTCTGGCCGCACCCTGAGTCGACAGCCGGCTTCACGCTGGATCCGGCGGGGAGCTTCCTGGAAGTGCCGGTACGCGCGCGTGCCGCCTCGTCCGGCGTCGCGTCCGACGTCGCGTCCGGCGTCGCGTCCGGCGTCGCGTCCGGCGTCGCGTCCGACGTCGCCTCCGATGCCGCCTCCGATGCCGCCTTCGACATTGCCTTCGAGGCGCCGGAGCAGGCCGAGCCCCTGGGCGTGGCCGAGCCGGCCACGCTGGACGAGCCGCGCCCGCGGCGGCTGGTCGTCCGGGACGTGGCCAAGGGCGAGTGGCGCATCGAGGTCGATCCACGGCACGGCGGCACGCGCGTGCACCCCGACGGGCTGGAGTGCACCGAGGACGCACTGGAGACGTACACGATCCAGGAGGCGGACCCGCTCTCCGCCCGCGCCCGCTCGGACTGGTCGATCCGCCTGCACCGGCCGGAGCCGGCCTGGGACACCACCGTCCGGACCCGGTCGGAGACCACCTGCGACGCGACGGACTTCATCACCTCGAACGAGGTGATCTGCACGGACGGCGGCGAGGTGGTCTTCCACCGGACGTGGGAGAAGCGGATTCCGCGAACGCCGAGACGCTGA